The nucleotide window TGGGCGATGTAGTCCTTGGCCAGCGGGCGGGCGGGGTGGCGGGCCACCTGCACCGTTTCCCACGCCGTCAGGGCGTCGTACGTCTTGCGGAGCAGCCCCGTGCGCTGGGCGCGGATCTGGTGGATCTCCGAAACGTAGTCGCGGCCGGACTTGGCCTGGGCGGCTTCGAGCTCCTCGATCTGCTTGTGCAGACGGAGAATGGGCCTCTCGAAAGGCAACTGGTAGCCGCCGGCGATGCCATCATTGTCAGCCATGCGAAAACCCGCTACTAAAAAGGACGCCCTGAGCGTCCTGGTCCTTTTTCCTGCTCACCAACGTATCGCAGGCAAGGCGGGCAATCAAGCAAAATCACCAGTTAGCGGTCGAGCTTGCTCGACGCGGTTGTTTCCCCGACCCCCAGACGAAGAACGACGGTCCCGATGGGGCCGCCTTTTCTATTGGATATTGCATATCGCATATTGGATATTGAAGCCATGGCTCGCAAGGGCATCAAGCACGTGACGATCGTCGGCGTCGGTCTGCTGGGCGGATCGGCCGCCATGGCGCTCAAGGCGCACGATCCCTCCATCACGGTTGCCGGCGTCGGACGCCGCCAGGCGAGCCTGGACGACGCGCTGCGCGTCGGGGCGATCGACACCGCCCATCTGGACCTGGCCGAGCCGGCCCGCCGGACCGACCTGGTCATCCTCGCCACGCCCGTCGGGGCGTTTGACGGGCATCTTCGCACGCTGAAGGGCTCGCTGCGAAAAGGCGCCCTGGTGACCGACGTCGGCTCGACCAAGGCCGCCGTCGTCCGAATCGCCCAGCGGGTCCTCGGCAAGGGCGGACCTTTCGTCGGCAGCCACCCGATGGCCGGCAGCGAAGCCAAGGGCGTCGCCTTCGCACGCGGCGACCTGTTCCACAACGCCACGTGCATTATCACGCCCACGCCCGACACGCCGCCGGCGGCCGCCGGGACCATCGAGCAACTCTGGCGCGACCTGGGGATGCGGACGGTGCGGATGACCCCAGCCGCCCACGACCGCGCCGCCGCCCGCGTCTCGCACCTGCCCCACCTGCTGGCGGGCCTGCTGATGATGCTGCCCGGCGACACCGATCTGAACATCGCCGCTACCGGATTCCGCGACGCGACGCGGTTGGCCGGCGGCGACGTCGAGATGTGGCGCGACATCCTGCTGACCAACCGCTCGGCGATCCTAGCCGCGATGGAGACCTTCGAGCATGACCTGATGCGCCTGCGCGACCTGATCGACCTGGCCGACGCACCGGGCATCGAGCAGTTCCTCGCCCAAGCCAAGACCCGCCGCGACCAGACCATCGCCAAAGCCCTCGCCGACCGCCGCGTCGCGATGGAGTAACCCGGCATCATCCGGGGTACGATGAAATCTCCCATGGCGGGCAATCCAACTCCGCCGCGGCCGCGTTCACTTGACGGTTGCCGCGTGAGAGACCCCTTGCCAGGTGGCGCGGTTGAATCGCTCTTCGTTCTCGAGCGACATCTCGTGCGCGGAGAAGTAGTACATCAGGTGGTCCATCGGCAGAGCGAAGGCGCGGTCGACCACGGACAGGTAGTTGGCCAGATCCTCGTCGCGGTGGCGCTGGGCCTCCAGGAGGAACAGGGTCTTCTTGCCCGCGGCCGTCAAGACCGGGTGAAAGACCGCGTGAGTCTGGAAGATCGTGTTCTTCATGCGGTGCATCTGGTGCGTCTGGTCTCGCAAGTGGCCGTCGGCGCCGAGGTAGTCGATGTGCCGCGTGCGGGCGAAAACCTCCGCCAGGTGCAGGGCGCCCGCTTCGGCGAACATGCTGACCGCCAGGGCCGGGCACAGGCTCTTGGCCAAGGCGCTC belongs to Planctomycetaceae bacterium and includes:
- a CDS encoding prephenate dehydrogenase/arogenate dehydrogenase family protein; protein product: MARKGIKHVTIVGVGLLGGSAAMALKAHDPSITVAGVGRRQASLDDALRVGAIDTAHLDLAEPARRTDLVILATPVGAFDGHLRTLKGSLRKGALVTDVGSTKAAVVRIAQRVLGKGGPFVGSHPMAGSEAKGVAFARGDLFHNATCIITPTPDTPPAAAGTIEQLWRDLGMRTVRMTPAAHDRAAARVSHLPHLLAGLLMMLPGDTDLNIAATGFRDATRLAGGDVEMWRDILLTNRSAILAAMETFEHDLMRLRDLIDLADAPGIEQFLAQAKTRRDQTIAKALADRRVAME